The DNA segment CTGCTTGAGGTCCTTGAGTTCCTTTTCCAGCTTCGCGAGGACGTGCTTGGGCATGGCGAGTTCCAACGGAAAGGGGTCAAAAAAAGGCGGGCCGTGGGGCCCGGGTCAGCGGCGGAGGGTTTCGTACGATTCTACCCACTCCGCAGGAGGAAGCGGAGCGGGAAGGGGGTTCCCCTGCCCGGGGCGGGTCTTGAAGCGGCGGTGCATCCAGAACCACCAGCGGGGGTCCTTGCGGATCTGGCCCTCGATGCGCGCCGTCATCAACTGCGTGGCCGTCCAGGCGTCGCGAGCGGCATCCCCGGTGACGGGCACCTCGAAGGGCGGATCGAACCGCACGGTGTAGGAGCCGTCGCCGTTGGGCCAGCTGAACACGGGAAGGACCGGCAGCCCGTAGCGGGCCGCCAGACTGCCCGCCGTGCCGAAGGTGGAAGCCCACTGCCCCAGGAACTTCACCCACACCCCGGTGGTGAGGGCGTCCTGATCGAGGAGGAAGCCCACGCCCCGCCCCGCCTTGAGGGCCTTGAGCGTGTCGCGCATGGCGCCGTCCTTGAGGATCACGCGGTTCCCGAAGCGGGTGCGGAAGGCCAGGGAAATGGGCTCCAGCAGCGGGTTGTCCAGTTCGCGTCCGATGGCGTCGAGGGTGCGGCCGTGGAGGCTCTGGCCCAGGGCGATGGCCTCCCAGTTGCCGTAGTGGCCCGTGAGCTGGATGAAGCCCTTCCCCGCCGCCTGGACCGCATCGAAGTGCTCCAGCCCTTCGACCTTGATCCAGCGGTTCAGTTCCTCGGGCGTGGCCCGACGGAGGCGCAGCAGGCCCACGAACAGGGCCCCGAAGTGCCGGAAGCAGGCCCGGGACAGGGCCCGGGTCTCGGCCTCGGACAGGCCCAGGTCCGCGAAGCGCAGGTTCTCCCGCACGATCCGGCGGTGCCGGCCGTCCACTAGATAGAACAGCGTGCCCGCCGCCTCGCCCAGCGCCTGCACCGTCGTCCACGGCAGCCGCCCCAGGATCCCGTCCAGCAGCCGGAACCCGGCGTACTCCACGCGGTGGCGGAGGGAGGGCGCGGGGGTGGAGGAGGAGAGGTCGGCCATAAAAAAAGGGGCGCCTCGGTGAGACGAGGCGCAGGGTGGAAGTCTACCAGGAACCCTCCTCAGGATTCCTTGACCAGCCTTTTCAGCAGTTCCGTCACGCCTCGGCCCGGGAAAGGGGCATGGTCATGCACCGCGGGCCACCGCGGGCGCGGCTGAGCTCGCTGGCTTCGAGCTGGATGAGGTATTTGTTCCCGTCCAGGAGGTTCAGGGCGGCGTCCTCCAGGACGTCCTTGACCGTCAGCACGCGGTAGCCGGCCCGGTCCAGGGCCTCCGCGGTGGCGAGGTTGCGGCCGTAGCTGGTGATGACTCCGGGAGCCAGGCAGAAGGCGTTGGCGCCGTCCGTCCACTGCTCCCGCTGCTGGAGGATGGGGTCGTTCCCGCCGCAGAAGATGGGCCGGAGGTCGATGCCCACGTCCTTCAGGGTGCGAAGGAGGTTGGGCGAGGTGTGCATCCGGAGTTCGGGATGGCGCAGGTCGATGCGGGTCACGTTCAGCAGCTCGCGGCTGCCGTCCACGAAGTAGGGCGGATAGACCAGGCATTCGCCTTCGCTGGTGCGGGTGAAGATCGTATCCAGGTGCATGGCGCTGCGCTTCTTGGGCATCAGCACCATCAGCAGGTGGTCGAAGCTGCGCTCGTCCTCGGCCCGGTGGGCCCGGAGGGCTTCCGCCAGGAGGTAGATGGCGTCGGCCTGGGTGCGCTCGCTGCACCCCACCGCCAGCACCTTGCGGTCGAGCACCAGGACGTCCCCGCCCTCCAGGCTGACCGGCGCCTTGATCTCGCCGCGGACCAGCGGCGTCACCTGGTCGAACCACTTGTCGTGCTCCGTGTGGTGCTTCAGGCGCGGGTGGTGGCGGAACACGTAGCTGAGGATCAGCGGCTCGCGCTCCCGGGCCCAGGTGGCCATGGAGTTCACGCTGTAGCCGTCGCCGATGACCGAGGCCGGATCCCGCATGAACAGCAGGTTGGGAATGGGTCGCAGCCGGTAGTCGAACTCCTGCTCCCAGGGCGTGTGGCCCGGCATGTCGTCCCAGGGCACGCCCCCGATGACGCTGCGGGCCGCCTCCGCCGAAGTCATGTCCCGCAGCAGGTTGCAGGTGTCGTCCGGCAGGCCCACCAGGCGGCGCAGGTCCTCGATGAAGGCCAGCTTCACGCCCTCGTCCTTCAGCGCCTCGATGAACAGGTCCTGAATGTCCAGCACCTCGTCCGCCACCCGCCCGAGGACCGTCCGGAACTGGGCGTGCTCCTGCCGGGCCAGATCGCCGTACAGGATGTCGTCGAACAGCAGCTTCTCCATCATCCCGGGCACCATCTGGTCCACTTCCGCCCCGGGGTTGTGAACCACCACCTGCTTGAGGCGGGCGGTTTCCGAAAAGACCGAAAGGTGGATGGGCTGCATAGGCATCCTGAAGGCGTGGAACCCCGCAGACTAGCATGAAACCCGCTTCCCGCCTGGATCTACAAAGGCTTTGGACCTTCACGTTCCACATTGTTTACCAAATCTGTCGGATATTTTTCTTGTGGGGGGGTGGAGGCCGGCCTAGCCTGGTACTTTCCACCGAAACTTCGGGGCACAGCCCCTTTTGGAGGCTTTCCATGGCCGCATTCGTCACTCAGCCCGCGCCCGATTTCAAGGCCGACGCCCTGGTCAACGGCGAGTTCAAGCAGCTCTCCCTGTCCGACTACAAGGGCAAGAAGGTCGTGCTGTTCTTCTACCCCCTCGATTTCACCTTCGTGTGCCCCACCGAGATCCTGGCCTTCGCCGACGCCCTCCAGCAGTTCGAGGCCCGCAACACCCAGGTCATCGGCGTCAGCGTGGACTCCAAGTTCAGCCACCACGCCTGGGTCAACACGCCCCGCAAGGACGGCGGCATCCAGGGCGTGACCTTCCCCCTGGTCTCCGACCTGAACAAAACCATCGCCCAGGACTACAACGTCCTGCTGCCCGCCGGAATCGCCCTCCGCGGCCTGTTCATCATCAACAAGGACGGCATCCTCAAGCACATCACCGTCAACCACAACGACCTGGGCCGTAGCGTGGACGAGGTCCTCCGCCTCCTCGACGCCATCGACTTCAGCGAAGAGCACGGCGAAGTCTGCCCCGCCAACTGGCACAAGGGCGAGAAGGCCATGAAGCCCACCTCGGAAGGGCTGAAGAACTACGTCGCCGCCAAGTAGACGAGCGGAGGAGAACGGCCAGCGGGCGCCGCAAGGCGCCCGCGCTGCGTACTCGGGGCGGAATGGCCTTCCCGCCATGACCATCCGACCCAGCGCAGCGAAGGGAGGATAGGGCCGCATCGGCGCAGCCGAGGGCCGGAGGCCCGAGCCAAACCTACCTCGGAAGGGCTCAAGAACTACGTTGCCGCCAAGTAGATAGGGGAAGAACGGCCAGCGGGCGCCGCAAGGCGCCCGCGCTGCGTACCCGGGCGCGGAATGGCCTTCCCGCCATGACCATCCGACCGCAGCGCAGCGAAGGGAGGATGGGGCCGCATCGGCGCAACCGATGGCAGGGACACACCCCGAGGGGCTGAAGGACTACGTCGCCGTCTAAAGTCGGAACCGCCTCACCTGGACCTGAAGGGCCTCGGACAGGCGGGTGAGTTCCTGGGCGGTGCCGGCCACTTCGGCGGTGGAGGAGGACATCTGGATGGCGGCGGAGGCCACGGCGCAGGCGTCACGGGAGCTGGCATCCACTTGGCGGGCCACGTCGGCGCCGGCCTTGGCCTGTTCCACCGTAGCCGCCGCGACGCTGCGGGTCTGGTCGGCGAAGGCCCCCAGGCTGTGGCGGATGGCGTGCAGGCTGAGGACGGCGGCCTCCACGGTGGATTCCCCTTTGGCGATGGCCTCCTGGGCCGCGGCGATGAGGCGGGTGACGTCCTTGGCCGAAGTGCCGCTCCGCTCCGCCAGTTTCCGGACCTCCTCGGCCACCACCGAGAAGCCCCGCCCCTGGGCGCCCGCCTTGGCCGCCTCGATCGCGGCGTTCAAGGACAGGAGGTTCGTCTGCCGGGCGATCTCCTGGATCACGTCCACGGACTGGACCATCTGGCCCGCCACGTCGGCGATCTCCACCATGGCGCCGTTGGTGGAGGTGCCGGCCGCCTGCCCGGCATCGGTGGTCTCCAGGGCCTTTTCCAGCAGTCCGAGGGACGACTGTGCCCCGCGGTCCACCTCGTCGATGGAGGAAGAGAGCTGCGTGACCGCCGCCGCCATGCGCTCGCTGCCCGACCGCAGGTTTTCCGAGGCGTGGGCAATCTCCGATGAAGTCGAGGCCATCTGGTCCGCGGAGGCGGAGAGCTGGCAGGCGCCGCTGGCCACCCCCTCCACGCCGCCGCGCACGTCCGTGAGCACCGACCTCAGCCGGTCCACCATGGCGTTGAGACGCTCGCCCATCTGCCCGAACTCGTCCTTGCGGTCCAGCGACGCGCGGGTGGTGAGATCCCCCTCGGCCACCGCGCCCAGCACCTGGCCGAAGGAGCGGAGGGGATCATGGATCCCCTTCATCAGCGCCCAACCCAGCGCCATGCCCGCGGCGATGCCCAGCACGGAAAAGCCCAGTCCCAGCGCGAGGCCGACCCGGGCCTGGCGCTCGCCCGCGGCGATGGATTCCTCCGCCTGGCGGGCACCGTCCTTCACGAGCTGGGCCCCCAGGGGCCCCATGGTCCGGTCGATGGCGTCCACCTGGTCGCGCAGGATCCGGCGAGCCACATCCAACTGGCCCTTGCGGACCGCGGGGAGGACCAGCTCCCGGCACAGCCGCCGCTGTTCCATTCCCAGATCGTGGTACTGGGGGCCCACCCGCCGGGCCAAGTCCGTGGCGAGGGTCTTCTCGTAGCGCGCCCAGGCCCCGGCGATCCCCTGGTCGAGCTTCTCCAGGTCCTGTTCGATGGCGGCGATCTCCTCCGGACCCGCGGCCCGGAGCAGGTTGTTGGTCAGGACCAGCGCCCGCAGCATGGACGTGCGCATGACCGTGAGATCGCCGGTGGGCAGGAGGTTCTCCCGGTGGATCCGCCCCGTGCGCTCCTGGGCGGCGAGGATGTCCTTCATCGCGAGCCCGCATACCCCGATCAGCAGAAAGGAGAATATCCCCACCACGAGGATGATCTTCCGGCGGACGGGGAGGTTCTGGAAAGCCGCGCCGAGCATGGGAATCCTTCCTCCCTCGCGGGAGTTGCGCGGCGGGCCGGGCGCATGGCCCACCCCGCCGCGAATCCTGCGGTTCCGTTCAGAAGGTGTAGAGGATGCCGACGCCGAAGCCGGTCGTGGAGGAGCCGGGGGCGACCCCGCTTCCCACCGGCGGGAACAGCGCGTAGCTCGCCGACCGGTCGTTGCTGATGCCGTAGACCGAGGCGAACAGATCCGCCGTCTTCGACAGCGCGTAGGTGTAGCCCGCGCTCCACTGCACGCCCCCCAGCCCGTTCGTGGTCGCCGGGCCTCCGCCCGCCACCTTCACGCTGCCCGCGCCCGCGGACCCGTAGGAGCCGAAGACCTGGTGCGGGCCCCACGTCTGCTGCACCAGCAGGTACCACACGTCGCGCTCATAGTGGCTCACCTTGCCCGCCGCGGTCTCGTCGGTGTCGTAGCTCAGCCGCTCCACGATCGCCGACACCTTCGTTCCCGTCCTGAACCCGTAGGCCGCCACCAGTTCGTGGCCCTCGTCCTTGGACGCCGCGTTCGTCGCCGTCGCTCCGGGCGATCCCCCCAGTTGCGACAGGCCGAAATAATCGGTGTGGCGCTCGTACCCGTAGCTGACGTTGAACGCCCCGGCCTTGTAACTCAGGAGCCCCGACCACAGCTCGGGGCTCACGGACGGCACCGTCCCCGTCGGCTGGGTCGTGCCCTCGTTCGCAGAGTACGCCACCCGCACCGAGAACCCCTTCATCACGGGACTCCAGTACTGCACGCTGTTTCCCTGCCGCCGGTTGAACGCCGCGTCCGCCTTCCCGTTGATCCGGCCGCTCTGGGTCGTCGTCCCCGGCACGTTGAATCCGGGGCTCGCCGTCAGCACGTCGTCGAAGGGGGTCAGGCCGCGCAGCGCCCCCACGAACAGCAGGGGGTACTTGTAGGGCGTGTCCCAGTTCCCGTAGAACACCCGGCCCCAGCTCCCTTCCAGCCCCAGGCAGCTGTTCCGGCTCGTCAGGCTGTTCGGCGCGTCCCCATCGGGGCTCACCGCGCTCTCGATCTGCCAGATCACTTTCAGATCGTCGTTCACCTTGAAGCTGCCCCGGAACCCCAGGTTCGACGTCCCCGACGTGATCCGGTTCCGCGCGGGCAGGTTCCCCTGGTCCCCCGTGTAGGCCGACGCCGCCACCTGCGTCGCTCCGCCGTTCGCGGGCGACAGCCCCGCCGCCGTCGCGCCGCTGCTCTTCACGTGGTCCATGAACGGCAGCAGCGTCCCGTAGATCTGGACGTCGCTCGCCTGCGACCACATGGGCACGCTCGCCGCCAACAGAAAAAACGCATATCGATGCTTCATAAAAGGATCCCTTCAGGAGTGGACATGGTCCGCGTCCAGAGGGTGTCCCCGGGAAATCGAGCGATCCAATACTTCCTCGACGGCCGATTGAGAGCTTCCGCTTATCGGTCGAGCAGGTCCTTCGGAGGCCCCGGAACGTCGAGCGTCGACAGTTCCTCGATGAAGCGGGCGAGCAGGGGCGAGGCGTTGTCGTGCCGCCACACGGCGATCAGCTCCAGCAGCGGGGGATGAGTAAGGAGCGGGCGATAGATCAGATCCTTCATCTGGAGGTTGCGGCTGAAGGATTCGGGAACCAGCGCCACGCCCAGTCCCCCCGCCACCAGCATCAGCCCCGTCTGGATGAGGCGGGTGTGCAGGATCCGCGCGGGCACCACGCCCGCCTGCGAATAGGCGCCCAGCACGAACTCGTAGTAGCCGTGGGCGGCGTGCCGGATGGGGAGGATGGCCGTCTCGCACGCCAGCCTGCGGAGGTCCACCCGCCGCATCCGCGTGAACTCCGGCGTCCGCGGAAGCGCCGCCACGAAGCGTTCGCGGGTGAGAACCTGCGTCCGCAGGTCGTCGTCCTTGAGCACCGCGTGGAGCACGCCCAGATCCAGCTGCCCGCGGTGGAGGCAGTCGATCTGGTCGTCCGGCCCCAGCTCCTTCAGGACGATCTGGGCCGAGGGCGCCTGGGTCTGGAAATGCTTGAGGGCCGCAGGAATCACGTCCAGGGCCGCGGTGCTCACGAATCCCAGCGTGAGCGAGCCGGCCTCGCCCCGGTCCACCCGCTGGGCCTCCTGCATGGCGGCCCGGGCGTTCTCCATCAGGACCTTGGCCCGCTCGTAGAACACCTTGCCCGCGGGAGTGAGCAGGACCTTGCGATTGGACCGCTCGAACAGCGTGACGCGCAGTTCCTCCTCCAGATGGCGGATCTGCTGGCTGAGGGCGGGCTGGGCCACGTGGACCACCTCCGCCGCCCGCCGGAAATGGAGCTCCTCCGCCACCGCGAGGAAGTACTTGATCTGGCGAAGTTCCATGCCCTTTTCTCCGCTGAGGAGCGCCGGCCCATGGGATGACTATCCGGCCGGATCGGCTTTCACGACTGATATTTATTCACGATCAATCAGTCATCAAATAAGTATTGGATTCCTCTCCCCGCGCGGCCAAATCTACATCCGCATCGCAAGGAGGAACCGATGAAAGCGACTCTGGAACCCAATGCCATCACCGTCGGGAAGGCGGACGAAGTCTCGGACCTCCGGTCCGCGCTCCGGCTGCTGGCCCACATCCCCGGCCAGCTCCTGTGCACGGACGCCATGGTGGATCCGCACGCGGAACTGTCCGGCGTCTACCGCCACGTGGGCGCCGCCGGCACGGTGATGCGCCCCACTCAGCTCGGCCCGGCCATGCTGT comes from the Geothrix sp. 21YS21S-4 genome and includes:
- a CDS encoding methyl-accepting chemotaxis protein, whose product is MLGAAFQNLPVRRKIILVVGIFSFLLIGVCGLAMKDILAAQERTGRIHRENLLPTGDLTVMRTSMLRALVLTNNLLRAAGPEEIAAIEQDLEKLDQGIAGAWARYEKTLATDLARRVGPQYHDLGMEQRRLCRELVLPAVRKGQLDVARRILRDQVDAIDRTMGPLGAQLVKDGARQAEESIAAGERQARVGLALGLGFSVLGIAAGMALGWALMKGIHDPLRSFGQVLGAVAEGDLTTRASLDRKDEFGQMGERLNAMVDRLRSVLTDVRGGVEGVASGACQLSASADQMASTSSEIAHASENLRSGSERMAAAVTQLSSSIDEVDRGAQSSLGLLEKALETTDAGQAAGTSTNGAMVEIADVAGQMVQSVDVIQEIARQTNLLSLNAAIEAAKAGAQGRGFSVVAEEVRKLAERSGTSAKDVTRLIAAAQEAIAKGESTVEAAVLSLHAIRHSLGAFADQTRSVAAATVEQAKAGADVARQVDASSRDACAVASAAIQMSSSTAEVAGTAQELTRLSEALQVQVRRFRL
- a CDS encoding arginine deiminase family protein, which codes for MQPIHLSVFSETARLKQVVVHNPGAEVDQMVPGMMEKLLFDDILYGDLARQEHAQFRTVLGRVADEVLDIQDLFIEALKDEGVKLAFIEDLRRLVGLPDDTCNLLRDMTSAEAARSVIGGVPWDDMPGHTPWEQEFDYRLRPIPNLLFMRDPASVIGDGYSVNSMATWAREREPLILSYVFRHHPRLKHHTEHDKWFDQVTPLVRGEIKAPVSLEGGDVLVLDRKVLAVGCSERTQADAIYLLAEALRAHRAEDERSFDHLLMVLMPKKRSAMHLDTIFTRTSEGECLVYPPYFVDGSRELLNVTRIDLRHPELRMHTSPNLLRTLKDVGIDLRPIFCGGNDPILQQREQWTDGANAFCLAPGVITSYGRNLATAEALDRAGYRVLTVKDVLEDAALNLLDGNKYLIQLEASELSRARGGPRCMTMPLSRAEA
- a CDS encoding peroxiredoxin produces the protein MAAFVTQPAPDFKADALVNGEFKQLSLSDYKGKKVVLFFYPLDFTFVCPTEILAFADALQQFEARNTQVIGVSVDSKFSHHAWVNTPRKDGGIQGVTFPLVSDLNKTIAQDYNVLLPAGIALRGLFIINKDGILKHITVNHNDLGRSVDEVLRLLDAIDFSEEHGEVCPANWHKGEKAMKPTSEGLKNYVAAK
- a CDS encoding LysR family transcriptional regulator, yielding MELRQIKYFLAVAEELHFRRAAEVVHVAQPALSQQIRHLEEELRVTLFERSNRKVLLTPAGKVFYERAKVLMENARAAMQEAQRVDRGEAGSLTLGFVSTAALDVIPAALKHFQTQAPSAQIVLKELGPDDQIDCLHRGQLDLGVLHAVLKDDDLRTQVLTRERFVAALPRTPEFTRMRRVDLRRLACETAILPIRHAAHGYYEFVLGAYSQAGVVPARILHTRLIQTGLMLVAGGLGVALVPESFSRNLQMKDLIYRPLLTHPPLLELIAVWRHDNASPLLARFIEELSTLDVPGPPKDLLDR
- a CDS encoding porin, with translation MWSQASDVQIYGTLLPFMDHVKSSGATAAGLSPANGGATQVAASAYTGDQGNLPARNRITSGTSNLGFRGSFKVNDDLKVIWQIESAVSPDGDAPNSLTSRNSCLGLEGSWGRVFYGNWDTPYKYPLLFVGALRGLTPFDDVLTASPGFNVPGTTTQSGRINGKADAAFNRRQGNSVQYWSPVMKGFSVRVAYSANEGTTQPTGTVPSVSPELWSGLLSYKAGAFNVSYGYERHTDYFGLSQLGGSPGATATNAASKDEGHELVAAYGFRTGTKVSAIVERLSYDTDETAAGKVSHYERDVWYLLVQQTWGPHQVFGSYGSAGAGSVKVAGGGPATTNGLGGVQWSAGYTYALSKTADLFASVYGISNDRSASYALFPPVGSGVAPGSSTTGFGVGILYTF
- a CDS encoding lysophospholipid acyltransferase family protein; the encoded protein is MADLSSSTPAPSLRHRVEYAGFRLLDGILGRLPWTTVQALGEAAGTLFYLVDGRHRRIVRENLRFADLGLSEAETRALSRACFRHFGALFVGLLRLRRATPEELNRWIKVEGLEHFDAVQAAGKGFIQLTGHYGNWEAIALGQSLHGRTLDAIGRELDNPLLEPISLAFRTRFGNRVILKDGAMRDTLKALKAGRGVGFLLDQDALTTGVWVKFLGQWASTFGTAGSLAARYGLPVLPVFSWPNGDGSYTVRFDPPFEVPVTGDAARDAWTATQLMTARIEGQIRKDPRWWFWMHRRFKTRPGQGNPLPAPLPPAEWVESYETLRR